In one window of Candidatus Methylomirabilis sp. DNA:
- the cutA gene encoding divalent-cation tolerance protein CutA, which yields MDQAITYIVVLITTSSEQEAEAIGKALVESRLAACVNISTGVRSLFWWQGAIERQEEVLMVVKSRSDLLASIIEAVKRLHSYTVPEVVALPILAGSPDYLAWVDKSLRPTP from the coding sequence ATGGACCAGGCAATAACTTATATTGTCGTCCTTATTACGACAAGTTCTGAGCAAGAGGCTGAGGCGATCGGCAAGGCGCTGGTCGAGTCAAGGCTGGCAGCCTGCGTGAACATTTCGACCGGGGTGCGCTCCCTCTTCTGGTGGCAGGGCGCGATCGAACGCCAGGAGGAGGTCCTTATGGTAGTAAAGAGCCGAAGCGATCTCCTTGCGTCCATTATAGAGGCCGTCAAAAGGTTGCATTCCTACACTGTGCCGGAAGTAGTGGCGTTACCTATTCTTGCCGGGTCGCCTGACTATCTCGCGTGGGTAGACAAGTCGTTACGGCCAACGCCCTGA